A stretch of DNA from Elusimicrobiota bacterium:
AGGAGTATTTCCTCCATGGAACGAGTAACCACACGATCGTCACAGGGCTCCATCCTCATGGTTGTCCTTTGGCTCATGGGGATTCTGGCCCTGGTGGCCTCGGCTTTTTCATTTCATGCTCGAACGGAACGGCGTTTAACTGTTTTTCAGTGGGATCAAATTCAACAGGCTCAAGTGGCCAAGAAGAAGTCTGCTCAAGCGGCGGCCTTGGTTGAAAACTCCAGTGCTCCCTTAACGTTGGGTGATTTAAGCCTTTGGGACGCCTTGATCTTTCCGGACAAAGCGGAGCCCACATCCCCGTTTCTTTCGGACGAATCTTCACGCATTAATGTAAACTTCGCGACGAAGGAAACGTTGGAGCGATTGACGGGTTATCGTGACGTGGCGGCCTCGATCCTCGATTGGCGGGATTCGGACAGTCTCGTGACCGCAGGGGGAGCCGAAACCGATTTTTATGAAACGTTAGCCGAACCCTATCCCTGTCGAAATGGCCCCTTACAGAGCGTTCCGGAACTATTGCTTCTGAAAGGCATGACGGCTGAACTGTATGAAAAGATCTCTCCGCTCGTAACGGTTGAGGGGCCCGGCACGGTCAATGTCCATACGGCGCCAGCCGAGGTGTTGGAGGCGTTGGGCGCTTCAACGGCCC
This window harbors:
- a CDS encoding general secretion pathway protein GspK; this encodes MERVTTRSSQGSILMVVLWLMGILALVASAFSFHARTERRLTVFQWDQIQQAQVAKKKSAQAAALVENSSAPLTLGDLSLWDALIFPDKAEPTSPFLSDESSRINVNFATKETLERLTGYRDVAASILDWRDSDSLVTAGGAETDFYETLAEPYPCRNGPLQSVPELLLLKGMTAELYEKISPLVTVEGPGTVNVHTAPAEVLEALGASTALVNKILVYRKGADLLAGTSDDGVFPKKSQVIELLEKRWPLNESEKDSWQKVEDRISLRGSALRLDFPVTVENSLSTRWYQIGVDPTDGGQRIQSWHEGTAWGKR